One region of Leptotrichia trevisanii DSM 22070 genomic DNA includes:
- a CDS encoding cupin domain-containing protein, whose product MFGNVKNEAGLLFTGENFKLVKKILKKDEKIAKHNHENEEIIFIVLKGKMEMFLNETEKHVLAPGDILHFDGRNFINGSALEDSEVSVTLVKK is encoded by the coding sequence ATGTTTGGAAATGTAAAAAATGAGGCAGGATTATTGTTTACTGGAGAAAATTTTAAATTAGTAAAGAAAATTTTGAAAAAGGATGAAAAAATAGCTAAGCACAATCACGAAAACGAAGAAATTATTTTTATAGTCCTGAAAGGGAAAATGGAAATGTTCCTGAATGAAACTGAAAAGCATGTTTTAGCACCAGGAGATATTTTACATTTTGATGGAAGAAATTTTATTAATGGGAGTGCATTGGAAGATTCTGAAGTAAGTGTAACATTAGTAAAAAAATAA
- the rho gene encoding transcription termination factor Rho, protein MTKKEKEVEIETRKKQQEQIEPAKKKRGRPKASESKEVTEISENLEEKKQIEKEEETVKKNSSENLSSEEEMIKDILSQNVTKLKKMAKEYKIENFSGMSKLELINAILIEKGKERGKTYGFGKLDVIGDGNYGFLRDTSIGPDVYVSISQIKRFFLRNEDIVFGELRIPIGTEKNYGILKVLLVNGDLPEKSLERPYFDDLVPSYPDEKLNLGSGEISSRIIDLISPIGKGQRGLIVAPPKAGKTVLLSTLANDIIKYNPEIDVWILLIDERPEEVTDIKENVKDAEVYSATFDEDPRVHTEVTENVLQMAKRQVERGKDILILMDSLTRLARSYNITIPSSGKLISGGIDPNALYYPKRFLGAARNIKKGGSLTIIATALIETGSRMDEVIFEEFKGTGNMEIILSRTLEQLRIFPAIDALKSGTRREELLIPKENLEKIWKLRRELSEMSDVEGMRNLIELVKKYKSNEELLENLYKSKKTK, encoded by the coding sequence ATGACGAAGAAAGAAAAGGAAGTAGAAATAGAAACGAGGAAAAAACAGCAAGAGCAGATTGAACCTGCAAAAAAGAAAAGAGGACGTCCAAAAGCGTCTGAATCAAAGGAGGTTACGGAAATTAGCGAAAACTTGGAAGAAAAAAAACAAATTGAAAAAGAAGAGGAAACAGTTAAAAAAAATAGTTCAGAAAATTTGAGTTCTGAAGAGGAAATGATAAAGGATATTCTTTCGCAAAATGTGACTAAACTAAAAAAAATGGCAAAGGAATACAAAATTGAAAATTTTTCAGGAATGTCAAAACTTGAATTAATAAATGCAATTTTGATTGAAAAAGGGAAGGAAAGAGGAAAAACTTATGGATTTGGGAAACTGGATGTAATTGGTGACGGAAATTATGGTTTTTTAAGAGATACTTCAATTGGCCCCGATGTTTATGTTTCAATTTCTCAAATAAAAAGATTTTTCTTAAGAAATGAAGATATTGTATTTGGGGAACTGAGAATTCCGATTGGAACAGAAAAAAATTATGGGATTTTAAAAGTGTTGCTAGTAAATGGGGATTTACCTGAAAAATCACTGGAACGTCCATATTTTGATGATTTAGTTCCATCGTATCCAGATGAAAAGCTAAATTTGGGAAGCGGAGAAATCTCTTCAAGGATTATTGATTTAATTTCGCCGATTGGAAAAGGGCAGAGGGGGCTTATAGTTGCACCGCCAAAAGCTGGGAAAACTGTACTTCTTTCCACACTTGCAAATGATATTATAAAATATAATCCAGAAATTGATGTATGGATTTTGTTAATTGATGAGCGTCCTGAGGAAGTTACGGACATTAAGGAAAATGTAAAAGATGCAGAAGTGTATTCGGCGACTTTTGATGAAGATCCGAGGGTACACACAGAAGTTACTGAAAATGTGCTGCAAATGGCAAAAAGACAAGTGGAACGTGGGAAGGACATATTAATTCTGATGGACAGCCTGACAAGATTAGCACGTTCATATAACATAACTATTCCGTCCAGCGGGAAATTAATTTCAGGGGGAATTGATCCAAATGCCCTTTATTATCCAAAAAGATTTTTAGGAGCAGCCAGAAATATAAAAAAAGGTGGAAGTTTGACAATTATTGCAACTGCCCTTATTGAAACGGGAAGCAGAATGGATGAAGTAATTTTCGAAGAATTTAAAGGGACAGGAAATATGGAAATTATTTTAAGCCGAACACTTGAGCAGCTAAGAATATTTCCAGCAATTGATGCACTAAAAAGTGGGACAAGACGTGAAGAACTGTTAATTCCAAAAGAAAATCTGGAAAAAATCTGGAAGTTACGGAGAGAACTGAGTGAAATGTCAGATGTTGAAGGGATGAGAAACTTAATTGAGCTTGTAAAAAAATATAAAAGCAATGAAGAATTGTTAGAAAATTTGTACAAAAGTAAAAAAACTAAGTAG